In the genome of Taurinivorans muris, one region contains:
- the dapF gene encoding diaminopimelate epimerase, which produces MAEFEKRLPKLGQDYIEKMRLPQKLTFTKMEGIGNDYVYVWFEDLDTPLTDPAPLAIFMSDRNYGVGGDGLVLIGKSKKADFRMRMFNNDGSEGNMCGNASRCVGKFLYEHGHTGKTNITLETKSGIRTLELTLENNKVASVTVDMGRPIVKPADIPMKADGETFINQEILVNGSCIKGTGVSMGNPHFVVTMHDIASLDLPAFGPLFEYHELFPERVNTEFIEVLSRQKVRMRVWERGSGETLACGTGACAVLVACVLNNYTDKKATIELRGGELVIEWAEDGIVYMTGPAREVFSGEIELI; this is translated from the coding sequence ATGGCTGAATTTGAAAAACGACTGCCTAAACTCGGGCAAGACTATATTGAGAAAATGCGGCTTCCGCAAAAACTCACCTTTACGAAAATGGAAGGCATCGGCAATGATTATGTTTATGTTTGGTTTGAAGATTTGGATACTCCTCTCACCGACCCCGCCCCGCTTGCGATTTTCATGTCCGACAGGAACTACGGGGTTGGCGGAGACGGTCTCGTCCTTATCGGCAAATCAAAAAAAGCCGATTTCAGAATGAGAATGTTCAATAACGACGGTTCCGAGGGAAACATGTGCGGCAACGCCTCCCGCTGCGTGGGCAAATTTCTTTATGAACACGGACATACCGGCAAAACAAACATCACCCTTGAAACAAAAAGCGGTATCCGTACCCTTGAGCTGACCCTTGAAAACAACAAGGTCGCAAGCGTCACCGTGGATATGGGCAGACCTATCGTCAAACCTGCCGACATCCCCATGAAAGCAGACGGCGAAACCTTTATCAATCAAGAAATCCTTGTCAACGGCTCCTGCATAAAAGGCACCGGCGTTTCCATGGGCAATCCTCATTTCGTTGTCACCATGCATGATATCGCAAGCCTTGATTTGCCTGCTTTCGGACCTCTTTTTGAATATCATGAACTCTTTCCCGAACGGGTCAATACGGAATTTATCGAAGTGCTCAGCCGGCAAAAAGTGCGCATGCGTGTTTGGGAGCGCGGCTCAGGTGAAACCCTTGCCTGCGGCACGGGCGCTTGTGCCGTTCTTGTCGCTTGCGTGCTCAATAATTATACGGACAAAAAAGCGACTATCGAACTTCGGGGCGGAGAACTCGTCATCGAATGGGCCGAAGACGGCATTGTTTATATGACAGGCCCCGCACGGGAAGTCTTTTCCGGAGAAATCGAACTTATTTAA
- a CDS encoding aminotransferase class IV: protein MATPLISSQEWIQKVQDTPRKAENFVTAFYEHSIGAICTDARLLRIPLDDHLVHRGDGCFESLTIAENRVLELDAHIARLEHSAAKLGIRAPLPYAEIRQIVLDTAKAGGAAHGSAKLLMGRGEGGLGISPKECPVASFYCVAAKGNPPDPGYWEQGITACRSAIPAKQPFLAQIKSTNYLPNVFMAQEAEAKGVNVSISFDEDGYLAEAAIANVGIIDKNNIFVLPHFKRALAGTTALMAKSIAETYMRTETRNIREEEIFEAKEFLLFGTGSQCVAITHYEGEKIADGVPMENAKKLQKLIYQKLIETGTPF, encoded by the coding sequence ATGGCGACACCTCTTATCAGCAGTCAGGAATGGATACAAAAAGTACAAGACACGCCGCGGAAAGCGGAAAATTTTGTCACCGCTTTTTATGAACACAGCATCGGCGCGATCTGTACGGACGCAAGACTGTTGCGCATTCCTTTGGACGACCACTTGGTACACAGGGGAGACGGCTGTTTCGAATCCTTGACCATTGCCGAAAACAGAGTGCTCGAACTTGACGCCCATATTGCGCGCTTGGAGCATTCCGCCGCCAAGCTCGGCATACGGGCTCCCCTGCCCTATGCTGAAATCCGTCAGATTGTTTTGGACACCGCAAAAGCGGGCGGTGCTGCCCATGGCTCCGCCAAATTATTGATGGGACGCGGAGAAGGCGGACTTGGCATCAGCCCGAAAGAATGCCCCGTCGCAAGTTTTTATTGCGTTGCGGCAAAAGGAAACCCGCCGGACCCAGGTTATTGGGAACAAGGCATTACCGCGTGCAGAAGCGCCATTCCTGCAAAACAGCCTTTTTTAGCCCAAATAAAATCAACAAATTACCTGCCCAATGTTTTCATGGCGCAGGAAGCGGAAGCGAAAGGCGTCAATGTGAGCATTTCCTTTGACGAAGACGGTTATTTAGCCGAAGCCGCCATTGCGAACGTCGGTATTATCGACAAAAACAATATTTTCGTCCTGCCTCATTTCAAACGCGCTTTGGCGGGAACAACCGCCCTTATGGCCAAAAGCATTGCCGAAACCTATATGCGGACCGAAACCCGCAATATACGGGAAGAAGAAATTTTTGAAGCGAAAGAATTTCTGCTCTTCGGAACAGGCTCCCAATGCGTTGCCATTACCCATTACGAAGGCGAAAAAATTGCTGACGGCGTCCCTATGGAAAACGCCAAAAAACTGCAGAAACTCATTTATCAAAAGCTCATAGAAACAGGAACGCCGTTTTAA
- a CDS encoding GNAT family N-acetyltransferase, whose translation MIILISGASHTGKTMLAQKLLEEYHYPYLSIDHLKMGLIRSKQTTLTPEDDEKLTPYLWGIIKEIIKTALENKQNLIIEGAYIPFTWKEDFSNEEAAHIRFCCLIMSQDYILNHFIEIQKYASIIENRKNDKIHKELLIEENQNNLAQCKEHRHSCIVIDNTYPADIPLLVRNFFHIREKSIQHIVSQHQRPKKLVLELGEVWKQSVASTHHFLTQKDKEKLYPLVLNAIKNVPFLLTAQNEEDELLGFMGIENDKLEMLFIHPKAQKQGLGKSLVEHAKNAYRIQFVDVNEENPDAFAFYRKMGFTQFARSEYDDLGNHFPLLHLKLEK comes from the coding sequence ATGATTATTTTAATTTCCGGAGCTTCCCATACGGGAAAAACCATGTTGGCGCAAAAGCTTCTTGAAGAGTATCACTATCCGTACCTTTCCATCGACCATTTAAAAATGGGGCTTATCAGAAGCAAACAAACAACGCTTACCCCGGAAGACGATGAAAAGCTTACCCCCTATCTTTGGGGAATAATTAAAGAAATCATCAAAACAGCCCTTGAAAACAAACAGAATTTAATTATTGAAGGCGCCTATATTCCCTTTACATGGAAAGAAGACTTTTCAAACGAGGAAGCGGCCCATATCCGCTTTTGCTGCCTTATCATGAGCCAAGACTATATTCTAAATCATTTCATAGAGATACAAAAGTACGCCTCAATCATAGAAAACAGAAAAAACGATAAAATTCACAAAGAGCTGCTTATTGAAGAAAATCAAAATAATTTGGCGCAATGTAAAGAACACCGGCATTCGTGCATAGTTATCGATAACACATATCCCGCCGATATTCCTTTATTGGTCCGCAATTTTTTTCATATTCGGGAGAAATCTATACAGCATATCGTATCCCAACACCAACGCCCTAAAAAACTTGTGCTGGAACTTGGGGAAGTATGGAAACAATCAGTCGCAAGCACGCATCATTTTTTAACACAGAAAGATAAAGAAAAACTGTATCCTCTTGTTTTAAACGCAATAAAGAACGTTCCCTTTTTATTGACAGCGCAAAACGAAGAAGACGAATTGCTCGGCTTTATGGGCATTGAAAACGACAAATTGGAAATGCTCTTCATCCATCCGAAAGCCCAAAAACAAGGACTGGGTAAAAGTTTGGTCGAACACGCGAAAAATGCTTATCGGATTCAATTTGTCGATGTGAACGAAGAAAATCCCGATGCTTTCGCTTTTTACCGAAAAATGGGCTTTACCCAATTCGCCCGCAGTGAATACGACGATTTAGGCAATCACTTCCCCTTGCTGCATTTAAAACTTGAAAAATAG
- a CDS encoding HyaD/HybD family hydrogenase maturation endopeptidase, with product MKILVLGVGNVLYRDEAVGVKTVLKMQEEYSFPENVRLLDGGTLGMGLMDSLMDADLAVIIDAVKGGHEAGTLYRLVGDDLRKSMSFSDSLHQTDLVDTLIYCDLIGHRPDCVVIGVEPEDFTSLNLELSPKIQEAVPKLIHEVLKELEKHGVQYSKK from the coding sequence ATGAAAATCTTAGTTCTTGGTGTTGGAAATGTTCTCTACCGCGATGAGGCCGTCGGTGTGAAAACTGTGCTGAAAATGCAGGAAGAATACAGTTTTCCGGAAAATGTACGTCTTCTTGACGGCGGAACGCTCGGTATGGGACTTATGGACAGTTTGATGGACGCTGATTTGGCTGTCATCATAGATGCGGTCAAAGGCGGGCATGAAGCGGGAACCTTATACCGTTTGGTCGGCGATGACTTGCGAAAAAGCATGAGCTTTTCCGATTCCTTGCACCAGACCGATTTGGTGGACACGCTTATTTATTGCGATTTGATAGGGCATAGACCCGATTGCGTGGTCATAGGCGTTGAGCCGGAAGACTTTACGTCCCTGAATTTGGAATTAAGCCCGAAAATTCAGGAGGCTGTGCCAAAACTGATACATGAAGTTTTGAAAGAACTGGAAAAACATGGTGTCCAATACAGCAAAAAATAG
- a CDS encoding chemotaxis protein, translating to MSQTNILLEAGTNELEIVEFYIDEPVTELDSGTSSALKLIQEEGKEPIYRGYYGVNVAKVLEIIQLPHVTPLPELQSDSVLGAFNLRSQIIPLVDLNIWLEKQSLLNHNPPKVVVTEFNNVTTAFKVSGVNRIHRISWEDVDAPNSYMSFFSKGCITGVVRLEDRIVFILDLEKIVTELNPNLGLRLDAAINWKETQNYRAFVCDDSSLIRNMLKTLLQEANFEVRDFTNGQEAWDELCSLRKKAIEEGKDVSDYIQVVISDIEMPRMDGHTLCKTIKEDPYMKKIPVILFSSLITDKLRHKGESVGADEQISKPGVTLLAQRAHELIHQYADGYVPEPFKEETK from the coding sequence ATGTCTCAAACAAATATTTTATTGGAAGCAGGTACAAACGAACTTGAGATTGTGGAATTTTATATTGATGAACCTGTGACCGAGCTTGATTCAGGCACTTCCAGTGCTTTGAAATTGATTCAAGAAGAGGGCAAAGAACCTATTTATCGCGGTTATTATGGGGTTAACGTTGCTAAAGTTTTGGAAATCATCCAATTGCCTCATGTGACTCCGCTGCCGGAATTGCAAAGTGATTCCGTTTTGGGCGCGTTTAATTTGCGTTCGCAGATCATTCCCTTGGTTGATTTGAATATTTGGCTTGAAAAACAAAGCTTGCTCAACCATAATCCTCCTAAGGTCGTTGTGACGGAATTCAACAATGTGACGACAGCGTTCAAAGTTTCAGGCGTAAACCGTATTCACCGTATCAGCTGGGAAGACGTGGACGCTCCGAACTCTTACATGTCTTTCTTCTCCAAAGGCTGCATTACCGGGGTTGTCCGTCTTGAGGACAGAATTGTTTTCATTCTTGACCTTGAAAAAATCGTGACGGAACTCAATCCTAATCTCGGTCTTCGCCTCGATGCTGCAATCAATTGGAAAGAAACGCAAAATTACCGCGCATTTGTTTGTGACGACTCTTCCCTTATCAGAAACATGCTGAAAACGCTTTTGCAGGAAGCGAATTTTGAAGTGCGTGATTTTACCAATGGTCAGGAAGCTTGGGACGAACTTTGCAGTTTGCGCAAAAAAGCCATTGAAGAAGGCAAGGATGTCAGCGATTATATCCAAGTTGTCATTTCTGATATCGAAATGCCGAGAATGGACGGGCATACGCTTTGCAAAACCATTAAAGAAGACCCTTATATGAAAAAAATTCCTGTTATTTTGTTCTCTTCCCTTATTACGGATAAGCTCCGTCATAAAGGGGAATCCGTGGGGGCGGACGAACAGATTTCCAAACCGGGTGTAACCCTGCTTGCACAGCGCGCCCATGAGCTCATCCATCAGTATGCCGACGGTTATGTTCCGGAGCCTTTTAAAGAAGAAACAAAATAA
- the ispH gene encoding 4-hydroxy-3-methylbut-2-enyl diphosphate reductase: MEVIRSERAGFCMGVALALKKLDVLVEKGGHVGTFGPIIHNPFVLEEYAMKGVRCFGSVQAVKEALEPFYVFLETIDEEKRKEGQLQLNLLIRAHGIPYSTESFLRNLPHVQLMDATCPRVKEAQNAIGKATQGGQGTRTLLLFGDANHPEVDGLVSYAKGKYIISPDSEKLIGYAQKNNREEMVLAAQTTQDRAVFDTIKKELLEVAATKPIILETICDATKLRQDEALAIAERVQAMVVIGGKESGNTKRLAELVFSKNIPTVLVESADELKREFFKNVKKVGLTAGASTPKRLVDEAERLLASW, translated from the coding sequence ATGGAAGTCATCCGTTCGGAGCGGGCAGGTTTTTGCATGGGGGTCGCCTTAGCGCTTAAAAAACTTGATGTATTGGTGGAAAAAGGCGGACATGTGGGCACGTTCGGTCCCATCATCCATAATCCTTTTGTGCTGGAAGAATACGCCATGAAAGGGGTGCGCTGTTTTGGTTCCGTGCAGGCGGTGAAAGAAGCGCTGGAACCTTTTTATGTTTTTTTGGAAACAATCGATGAAGAAAAGAGAAAAGAGGGGCAGCTGCAGCTCAATCTTTTAATCCGCGCCCACGGCATTCCGTACAGTACGGAGAGTTTTTTGCGTAATTTGCCCCATGTGCAGCTGATGGATGCGACATGTCCGCGGGTGAAAGAAGCCCAAAATGCGATCGGCAAAGCCACGCAGGGCGGACAAGGCACCCGGACGCTTCTTTTGTTTGGCGACGCAAACCACCCGGAAGTGGACGGTTTGGTTTCCTATGCGAAAGGAAAATATATCATTTCGCCGGATTCTGAAAAGTTGATCGGTTATGCGCAGAAAAATAACCGGGAAGAAATGGTTTTAGCCGCTCAAACGACACAGGACAGGGCTGTTTTCGACACGATAAAAAAAGAACTTCTTGAGGTGGCGGCAACAAAGCCGATTATCTTGGAAACGATTTGCGATGCGACGAAACTCCGTCAGGATGAGGCGCTGGCTATTGCGGAACGTGTGCAGGCTATGGTGGTCATAGGCGGAAAGGAAAGCGGAAATACGAAAAGATTGGCGGAATTGGTTTTTTCTAAAAATATCCCTACAGTTTTGGTGGAAAGTGCCGATGAGTTAAAAAGAGAATTTTTTAAAAACGTTAAAAAAGTTGGTCTGACCGCAGGAGCATCAACCCCGAAACGCTTGGTGGATGAAGCGGAAAGGCTATTGGCTTCATGGTGA
- the murJ gene encoding murein biosynthesis integral membrane protein MurJ has translation MSLFAKINAKQQMGIAALIMGFSVLVSRFMGLFRDKVISWQFGAGGETDLYFAAFILPDFLNYLLAGGYVSITLIPLLSKLMENDEEDAWKFFSGVLIWASGIVVVLSAVLWIFAPYLVPFLAPGFSETQFVRLTEFLRIILPAQICFLPGACFTALLYIRKKFTVPALIPLIYNGMILLCGVFFPYLGIAEGMEGFCWGVLLGAFLGSFHLPFLAAKADGIRFYWILKHRCFKRFLCLAVPLMLGQSIVVLDEQFIRIFGSMAGTGEVSLLSYSRRIMMVPVGVVAQAAGVASFPFLASLFVKNDMQSFCQTMHSAIKNTLILVLPVTFYMIAAAKPVLGLIFEGGQFGAEETVLAAPYLQIMMIAVPFWCVQQILGRSFYAMENTVTPALVGSMITVFIIPFYFYCAPRFGAVSVAFLTSASVIAYTLTLWFAGRKYFQRAYRGILCLLLKNVLCNGIPFFLCLAGGYCSELFLQGKIPLLWVQLAQIGFAGLVYLISYLIVAKYFMPENITLLISPFLRRLKR, from the coding sequence ATGTCTTTGTTTGCTAAAATAAACGCCAAGCAGCAAATGGGAATAGCCGCCCTCATTATGGGCTTCAGTGTCCTTGTTTCCCGCTTTATGGGACTTTTTCGGGACAAGGTTATTTCTTGGCAGTTCGGGGCGGGCGGAGAAACGGATTTATATTTCGCGGCGTTCATTTTGCCTGATTTTTTAAATTATTTGCTGGCGGGAGGCTATGTTTCCATTACCCTTATTCCTCTTCTTTCCAAACTTATGGAGAACGACGAGGAAGATGCGTGGAAATTTTTCAGCGGCGTTCTTATTTGGGCAAGCGGCATAGTCGTTGTCTTATCGGCAGTATTGTGGATTTTCGCTCCTTATCTTGTCCCTTTTCTCGCTCCGGGGTTTAGCGAAACGCAGTTTGTGCGGCTTACGGAATTTTTACGCATAATTTTGCCGGCGCAAATTTGTTTTTTGCCCGGAGCTTGTTTCACCGCCTTGCTGTATATCAGAAAAAAATTTACCGTGCCTGCTCTCATTCCTTTAATATATAACGGCATGATTTTGCTGTGCGGGGTTTTCTTTCCTTATTTAGGCATTGCCGAGGGCATGGAGGGGTTTTGCTGGGGTGTTTTGCTGGGCGCTTTTTTAGGTTCTTTCCATTTGCCTTTTCTTGCGGCGAAAGCGGACGGCATTCGCTTTTATTGGATTTTGAAGCATCGTTGTTTCAAGCGTTTTTTGTGTCTTGCCGTGCCTCTTATGCTGGGACAGTCCATTGTTGTTTTGGATGAGCAGTTCATCCGTATTTTTGGAAGCATGGCAGGCACGGGCGAGGTGAGTTTGCTGAGCTATTCCAGAAGAATCATGATGGTTCCGGTCGGGGTTGTGGCGCAGGCGGCGGGGGTTGCTTCTTTTCCTTTTTTGGCAAGCTTGTTCGTAAAAAACGATATGCAAAGTTTTTGTCAAACTATGCACAGCGCCATAAAAAATACCTTGATTTTGGTTCTGCCCGTTACGTTTTATATGATAGCTGCGGCAAAACCCGTTCTCGGACTTATTTTCGAGGGAGGGCAATTCGGCGCGGAAGAAACCGTTCTCGCAGCCCCTTATTTGCAGATTATGATGATAGCCGTGCCTTTTTGGTGTGTTCAGCAAATTTTGGGACGTTCTTTTTATGCCATGGAAAATACTGTGACTCCGGCTTTGGTCGGTTCAATGATAACGGTGTTCATCATTCCTTTTTATTTTTACTGCGCTCCCCGTTTCGGAGCTGTTTCCGTGGCATTTCTGACCAGCGCGTCCGTTATCGCTTATACCTTAACTTTATGGTTTGCCGGCCGAAAATATTTTCAGAGAGCCTATCGGGGAATACTTTGTCTTTTGTTGAAAAATGTGTTATGCAATGGCATACCTTTTTTCCTTTGCCTTGCGGGAGGGTATTGTTCCGAATTGTTTTTGCAGGGAAAAATCCCGCTTTTGTGGGTGCAGCTCGCGCAAATCGGTTTTGCCGGTTTAGTGTATCTGATCAGTTATTTGATAGTGGCAAAATATTTCATGCCGGAAAATATAACCTTGTTGATTTCGCCTTTTTTGCGGCGTTTGAAAAGGTAG
- the rdgB gene encoding RdgB/HAM1 family non-canonical purine NTP pyrophosphatase, which translates to MEKVIIATKNKGKLAELEEPLNAFGFCVETLPFGYPEIEENGESFEENALIKARYVCKDLKCIAIADDSGLCVDYLQGEPGIFSARYANDYPLLEGETKDQANNRKLLDKMKNVPMEKRRCAFHCAMAAVFPDGKEIIAHETWEGRLLFEERGKNGFGYDPLFFDEELKCTGAEMEKSVKMGRSHRAKALQAVIEAFGNLK; encoded by the coding sequence ATGGAAAAAGTAATCATTGCAACAAAAAATAAAGGAAAATTGGCGGAACTCGAAGAGCCTTTGAACGCTTTCGGTTTTTGTGTCGAAACCTTGCCTTTCGGCTATCCGGAAATAGAGGAAAACGGCGAAAGTTTTGAAGAAAACGCTCTTATCAAGGCGCGGTACGTCTGTAAGGATTTAAAATGTATCGCCATTGCGGATGACAGCGGGCTTTGTGTGGATTATCTGCAGGGCGAGCCCGGAATTTTTTCCGCCCGGTATGCCAATGATTATCCGCTGCTTGAGGGAGAAACAAAAGACCAGGCAAATAATCGGAAGTTATTGGATAAAATGAAAAACGTGCCTATGGAAAAAAGGCGGTGCGCTTTCCATTGCGCCATGGCGGCGGTTTTTCCCGACGGAAAAGAAATCATAGCCCATGAAACATGGGAGGGAAGATTGCTCTTTGAAGAACGCGGAAAAAATGGTTTCGGGTATGACCCGCTTTTTTTTGATGAAGAATTGAAATGTACCGGAGCCGAAATGGAAAAAAGCGTCAAAATGGGGCGTTCCCATAGGGCTAAAGCTTTGCAGGCAGTGATTGAAGCTTTCGGGAACTTGAAATAA